One window of the Camelina sativa cultivar DH55 chromosome 1, Cs, whole genome shotgun sequence genome contains the following:
- the LOC104734449 gene encoding uncharacterized protein LOC104734449, protein MLRIIQIALLCLVLAAGFSISAVIAENESIDEILLANGLPLGIFPKGVKGFSVNGETGRFSVYLNQSCQAKYETELHYNASISGTIGYAQISDLSGIKAQELFLWFPVKGIRVDVPSSGLIFFDVGVVRKQYSLALFETPRDCFAVRGDNKVQSSMLPLYHIGQTLGKDIV, encoded by the exons ATGCTTCGTATTATCCAAATCGCTCTGCTTTGTCTCGTTCTCGCCGCCGGGTTCTCGATCTCCGCCGTGATCGCAGAGAACGAGTCTATAGACGAGATCCTTCTAGCAAACGGATTGCCTCTCGGGATATTTCCGAAAGGAGTAAAAGGGTTCAGCGTTAACGGCGAAACGGGACGCTTCTCTGTTTATTTGAATCAGTCATGTCAGGCTAAGTACGAGACCGAGCTGCATTACAACGCGAGTATCTCGGGTACGATAGGTTACGCTCAAATATCGGATTTATCCGGAATCAAGGCTCAGGAGCTGTTCTTGTGGTTTCCGGTTAAAGGAATCCGTGTTGACGTGCCTAGCTCTGGTCTCATATTCTTTGATGTTGGTGTTGTTCGCAAGCAATACTCTTTGGCTTTGTTTGAGACACCTAGAGATTGTTTTGCTGTTCGTGGTGATAACAAG GTTCAGTCTTCTATGTTGCCATTGTATCATATAGGTCAAACGCTTGGAAAAGACATTGTTTAG
- the LOC104734524 gene encoding uncharacterized protein LOC104734524, translating into MIRIVQIAFLLCLVLAVAGISISAAISENESIYEILQANGLPQGIFPKGVREFNYDAATGRFSVYLNHSCDAKYESELHYDANINGTICSYQISDLSGISAQELFLWFPVKGIRVDVPSSGLIYFDVGVVRKQYSLSLFETPRDCVAVNKVKSLMLPLYHVDQNLGRNVI; encoded by the exons ATGATTCGTATTGTTCAAATCGCGTTTCTCCTTTGTCTCGTTCTCGCCGTCGCCGGGATCTCGATCTCTGCGGCGATCTCAGAGAACGAGTCTATATACGAGATCCTCCAGGCGAATGGTTTGCCGCAGGGGATATTCCCGAAAGGCGTCAGGGAATTCAACTACGACGCCGCAACGGGTCGTTTCTCGGTTTATTTGAATCATTCGTGCGACGCTAAATACGAGTCTGAGCTGCATTACGACGCCAATATCAACGGGACGATTTGTTCGTATCAAATCTCGGATTTATCGGGAATCTCGGCGCAGGAGCTCTTCTTGTGGTTTCCGGTTAAAGGAATCCGAGTCGACGTCCCGAGCTCTGGTCTTATTTACTTTGACGTTGGTGTCGTTCGCAAGCAATACTCTTTGTCTTTGTTTGAGACACCTAGAGATTGTGTTGCTGTTAACAAG GTCAAGTCTCTTATGTTGCCATTGTATCATGTAGATCAAAATCTTGGGAGAAACGTTATTTAG
- the LOC104734618 gene encoding uncharacterized protein LOC104734618 isoform X2: MATTLQKLSSQIHRLSPFVRSLTVRTSATSAPSPSLGSKKVSDRIVKLSAIDPDGYKQDIIGLSGQTLLRALTHTGLIDPASHRLDDIEACSAECEVQIAEEWLEKLPPRSYDEEYVLKRSSRSRVLNKHSRLGCQVVLTQELQGMVVAVPEAKPWDIP, from the exons ATGGCGACGACTCTCCAGAAACTCTCCTCTCAAATCCACCGCCTCTCTCCATTCGTCAGATCCCTAACCGTCCGCACCTCCGCCACATCTGCTCCTTCTCCGTCTCTGGGATCTAAGAAAGTCTCCGACCGAATCGTCAAGCTTTCTGCGATCGATCCAGATGGTTACAAGCAAGATATCATTGGGCTCTCTGGCCAGACACTCCTTCGTGCGCTCACTCACACT GGTCTGATCGATCCGGCGTCGCATCGATTAGACGACATCGAGGCTTGCTCTGCTGAGTGCGAGGTTCAGATCGCTGAGGAATGGCTCGAGAAGCTCCCTCCGCGTAGCTACGACGAGGAGTATGTTCTGAAGCGTAGCTCTAGATCCCGTGTTTTGAACAAACACTCTCGTCTTGGTTGCCAAGTTGTGTTAACCCAGGAGCTTCAAGGTATGGTCGTCGCCGTCCCTGAAGCTAAGCCTTGGGACATCCCGTAA
- the LOC104734618 gene encoding uncharacterized protein LOC104734618 isoform X1 — MATTLQKLSSQIHRLSPFVRSLTVRTSATSAPSPSLGSKKVSDRIVKLSAIDPDGYKQDIIGLSGQTLLRALTHTGLIDPASHRLDDIEACSAECEVQIAEEWLEKLPPRCYDEEYVLKRSSRSRVLNKHSRLGCQVVLTQELQGMVVAVPEAKPWDIP; from the coding sequence ATGGCGACGACTCTCCAGAAACTCTCCTCTCAAATCCACCGCCTCTCTCCATTCGTCAGATCCCTAACCGTCCGCACCTCCGCCACATCTGCTCCTTCTCCGTCTCTGGGATCTAAGAAAGTCTCCGACCGAATCGTCAAGCTTTCTGCGATCGATCCAGATGGTTACAAGCAAGATATCATTGGGCTCTCTGGCCAGACACTCCTTCGTGCGCTCACTCACACTGGTCTGATCGATCCGGCGTCGCATCGATTAGACGACATCGAGGCTTGCTCTGCTGAGTGCGAGGTTCAGATCGCTGAGGAATGGCTCGAGAAGCTCCCTCCGCGTTGCTACGACGAGGAGTATGTTCTGAAGCGTAGCTCTAGATCCCGTGTTTTGAACAAACACTCTCGTCTTGGTTGCCAAGTTGTGTTAACCCAGGAGCTTCAAGGTATGGTCGTCGCCGTCCCTGAAGCTAAGCCTTGGGACATCCCGTAA
- the LOC104734774 gene encoding calmodulin-like protein 3, with amino-acid sequence MDQAELCRIFQMFDRNGDGKITKQELNDSLENLGIYIPDKDLVQMIEKIDLNGDGYVDIEEFGGLYQTIMEERDEEEDMIEAFNVFDQNRDGFITVEELKSVLASLGLKQGRTLEDCKRMISKVDVDGDGMVNFKEFKQMMKGGGFAALGSDL; translated from the coding sequence ATGGATCAAGCAGAGCTTTGTCGGATATTCCAAATGTTCGACAGGAACGGTGACGGCAAAATCACGAAGCAAGAGCTGAATGATTCATTGGAGAATCTAGGAATCTACATCCCTGACAAAGACTTGGTGCAGATGATCGAGAAGATTGATCTCAACGGTGACGGGTACGTGGACATCGAAGAGTTTGGAGGGTTGTACCAGACGATAATGGAGGAGAGAGACGAGGAGGAAGACATGATAGAAGCTTTCAATGTGTTCGATCAGAACAGGGACGGGTTCATCACGGTTGAAGAGCTAAAATCTGTGTTAGCTTCCTTGGGGCTCAAGCAAGGAAGAACCCTAGAGGATTGCAAGAGGATGATAAGCAAAGTTGACGTTGATGGAGATGGGATGGTGAACTTCAAAGAGTTTAAACAGATGATGAAAGGTGGTGGATTTGCCGCCTTAGGATCAgatttgtaa
- the LOC104734950 gene encoding protein FAR1-RELATED SEQUENCE 12-like, producing the protein MEENSLPEEDVEMMEKSNGTKTVTYEASPIVEPFIGMEFESEEAAKSFYDNYATVMGFVMRVDAFRRSMRDGTVVWRRLVCNKEGFRRLRPRRSESRKPRAITREGCKALIVVKREKSGKWLVTKFVKEHNHPLLPLSPNVRRNPHLSQTPDEKDAKIRELSAELSRERKRCAALQQQLGMVLKEMEEHSNHLSTNINNVIQRVREIESNTFTKL; encoded by the exons A TGGAAGAAAACTCTTTACCCGAAGAAGATGTAGAGATGATGGAGAAATCAAATGGAACTAAAACAGTCACATATGAAGCTTCTCCAATAGTGGAGCCGTTCATTGGTATGGAGTTCGAATCAGAAGAGGCTGCAAAGTCTTTCTATGACAATTATGCCACAGTCATGGGTTTCGTTATGCGGGTGGATGCTTTCAGGCGGTCAATGCGAGATGGGACCGTGGTGTGGCGCAGACTCGTGTGTAATAAAGAAGGATTCCGTAGATTGAGACCTCGTAGAAGCGAGAGCAGGAAACCTCGAGCTATAACAAGAGAAGGGTGTAAGGCTTTGATTGTTGTGAAAAGAGAGAAATCTGGAAAATGGCTTGTCACTAAATTTGTGAAAGAACATAATCATCCTCTCTTGCCTCTCTCACCTAATGTTCGCCGGAATCCCCACCTCTCTCAGACACCG GACGAGAAAGACGCAAAGATTAGGGAGCTGAGTGCAGAGCTGAGCCGAGAGAGAAAGCGTTGTGCTGCGTTGCAACAGCAGCTTGGTATGGTCTTAAAGGAGATGGAAGAACATTCCAACCATCTCTCCACTAATATCAACAATGTTATCCAACGTGTAAGAGAAATCGAGTCCAATACTTTCACCAAACTGTAA
- the LOC104734866 gene encoding uncharacterized protein LOC104734866 — protein MEESEPKDNYMTGVENGVRMTSPTTSSTSSVATTSVHVSALDGLVNVNSLFTIAVFVGLSIATPGQHSLEQRSSCDASADVAKKLLVFEVVSFSFFLFSSLVAQGLKLALNLLNSKDVDEIFRAHINIKVLRWGMMASAIGSVMGCLFLMLSMVNVIQIRLGLLSCGSQSTVQAVATLVTLVSSALLVYISTAVYAFWQ, from the exons ATGGAAGA ATCTGAGCCGAAAGATAACTACATGACCGGCGTTGAGAACGGCGTGAGAATGACGTCGCCGACAACGTCTTCAACATCCTCCGTCGCCACCACAAGTGTCCACGTAAGCGCTCTTGACGGACTCGTGAACGTGAACTCTCTCTTCACCATCGCCGTCTTCGTAGGTCTTTCCATAGCGACTCCAGGACAACACAGCCTCGAACAACGATCCAGCTGCGATGCAAGTGCTGATGTTGCCAAGAAGCTGCTGGTCTTTGAAGTCGTCTCcttcagcttcttcctcttctcgtCTTTGGTAGCTCAAGGTCTCAAACTTGCCTTAAACCTTCTCAACAGCAAAGACGTCGATGAGATTTTCAGAGCTCACATTAACATCAAGGTTTTGAGATGGGGAATGATGGCTTCTGCTATCGGATCTGTCATGGGCTGTTTGTTCTTGATGCTGTCTATGGTTAATGTGATTCAGATCCGTCTTGGGTTGCTCTCTTGCGGCAGCCAATCGACGGTTCAAGCGGTTGCAACGCTCGTGACTCTGGTTTCCTCTGCTCTGTTGGTTTATATCTCTACTGCCGTGTACGCTTTCTGGCAATGA
- the LOC104735042 gene encoding ubiquitin-like-conjugating enzyme ATG10 isoform X3: MNSGREVIDGRLTVEGFSVAARAFADKWKTHNQSLPPWSWVPLINRTLLLSNQQEEGYLSLENILILSSLEESTEDESLNVATECSEKEEPVDHTILNQENEAHYYDFHIVYSASYKVPVLYFRGYCSGGQPLSLDVIKKDLPSCSVSLLLQSKWTFITQEEHPYLNRPWFKLHPCGTEDWIKLLSQSSISAGCQMPVELYLVSWFSVVGQVVGLRIPLEMLN, translated from the exons ATGAATTCAGGTAGAGAGGTCATCGATGGAAGACTCACCGTGGAAGGTTTCTCTGTAGCCGCTCGAGCTTTTGCCGATAAATGGAAAACTCATAACCAATCGTTACCTCCATGGTCATGGGTTCCTCTGATCAATCGAACTCTACTTCTTTCAAATCAG CAGGAGGAAGGTTACTTGTCGCTCGAGAATATCCTCATTCTCAGCTCACTTGAG GAGAGTACAGAGGATGAATCTTTAAATGTAGCTACTGAGTGCTCGGAAAAGGAAGAACCAGTTGATCACACAATCTTG AACCAAGAAAATGAAGCACATTACTATGATTTTCATATAGTTTACAGTGCATCATACAAGGTTCCTGTGCTATATTTTCGAGGATACTGCAGCG GTGGACAACCTCTATCTTTGGATGTCATTAAAAAAGATCTGCCCTCATGCTCTGTTAGTCTTTTGCTTCAATCTAAGTGGACATTTATAACACAGGAG GAGCATCCATATTTGAACAGGCCATGGTTCAAGCTACATCCCTGCGGGACTGAGGATTGGATCAAGCTGCTTTCCCAAAGTAGCATCTCTGCTGGATGTCAGATGCCAGTTGAATTGTACTTGGTTTCATGGTTCTCTGTTGTCGGGCAGGTGGTTGGTCTTAGGATCCCTCTTGAGATGCTGAATTAG
- the LOC104735042 gene encoding ubiquitin-like-conjugating enzyme ATG10 isoform X2: MNSGREVIDGRLTVEGFSVAARAFADKWKTHNQSLPPWSWVPLINRTLLLSNQEEGYLSLENILILSSLEESTEDESLNVATECSEKEEPVDHTILVQNQENEAHYYDFHIVYSASYKVPVLYFRGYCSGGQPLSLDVIKKDLPSCSVSLLLQSKWTFITQEEHPYLNRPWFKLHPCGTEDWIKLLSQSSISAGCQMPVELYLVSWFSVVGQVVGLRIPLEMLN, from the exons ATGAATTCAGGTAGAGAGGTCATCGATGGAAGACTCACCGTGGAAGGTTTCTCTGTAGCCGCTCGAGCTTTTGCCGATAAATGGAAAACTCATAACCAATCGTTACCTCCATGGTCATGGGTTCCTCTGATCAATCGAACTCTACTTCTTTCAAATCAG GAGGAAGGTTACTTGTCGCTCGAGAATATCCTCATTCTCAGCTCACTTGAG GAGAGTACAGAGGATGAATCTTTAAATGTAGCTACTGAGTGCTCGGAAAAGGAAGAACCAGTTGATCACACAATCTTG GTTCAGAACCAAGAAAATGAAGCACATTACTATGATTTTCATATAGTTTACAGTGCATCATACAAGGTTCCTGTGCTATATTTTCGAGGATACTGCAGCG GTGGACAACCTCTATCTTTGGATGTCATTAAAAAAGATCTGCCCTCATGCTCTGTTAGTCTTTTGCTTCAATCTAAGTGGACATTTATAACACAGGAG GAGCATCCATATTTGAACAGGCCATGGTTCAAGCTACATCCCTGCGGGACTGAGGATTGGATCAAGCTGCTTTCCCAAAGTAGCATCTCTGCTGGATGTCAGATGCCAGTTGAATTGTACTTGGTTTCATGGTTCTCTGTTGTCGGGCAGGTGGTTGGTCTTAGGATCCCTCTTGAGATGCTGAATTAG
- the LOC104735042 gene encoding ubiquitin-like-conjugating enzyme ATG10 isoform X1, with the protein MNSGREVIDGRLTVEGFSVAARAFADKWKTHNQSLPPWSWVPLINRTLLLSNQQEEGYLSLENILILSSLEESTEDESLNVATECSEKEEPVDHTILVQNQENEAHYYDFHIVYSASYKVPVLYFRGYCSGGQPLSLDVIKKDLPSCSVSLLLQSKWTFITQEEHPYLNRPWFKLHPCGTEDWIKLLSQSSISAGCQMPVELYLVSWFSVVGQVVGLRIPLEMLN; encoded by the exons ATGAATTCAGGTAGAGAGGTCATCGATGGAAGACTCACCGTGGAAGGTTTCTCTGTAGCCGCTCGAGCTTTTGCCGATAAATGGAAAACTCATAACCAATCGTTACCTCCATGGTCATGGGTTCCTCTGATCAATCGAACTCTACTTCTTTCAAATCAG CAGGAGGAAGGTTACTTGTCGCTCGAGAATATCCTCATTCTCAGCTCACTTGAG GAGAGTACAGAGGATGAATCTTTAAATGTAGCTACTGAGTGCTCGGAAAAGGAAGAACCAGTTGATCACACAATCTTG GTTCAGAACCAAGAAAATGAAGCACATTACTATGATTTTCATATAGTTTACAGTGCATCATACAAGGTTCCTGTGCTATATTTTCGAGGATACTGCAGCG GTGGACAACCTCTATCTTTGGATGTCATTAAAAAAGATCTGCCCTCATGCTCTGTTAGTCTTTTGCTTCAATCTAAGTGGACATTTATAACACAGGAG GAGCATCCATATTTGAACAGGCCATGGTTCAAGCTACATCCCTGCGGGACTGAGGATTGGATCAAGCTGCTTTCCCAAAGTAGCATCTCTGCTGGATGTCAGATGCCAGTTGAATTGTACTTGGTTTCATGGTTCTCTGTTGTCGGGCAGGTGGTTGGTCTTAGGATCCCTCTTGAGATGCTGAATTAG
- the LOC104735258 gene encoding integrator complex subunit 9-like isoform X1 codes for MELTCLSKGDGFHYPPCHMLNLCGFRILIDCPLDLSAITIFSPVPYDVGFEASEYPSSDVSLDAQNPIQKKQKLERQLTRADLVCAEPWYKTVKALHLWEASLIDIVLISNPMGLLGLPFLTQSPGFCAKIYMTEATAKIGQLMMEDLVSMHKEFRCFYGPGDSSYPGWIKDLDSQKVPALLKKVVFGESGDDLGSWMRLYSLDDVESCMKKVQVVKFAEEVCYNGTLIIKALSSGLDIGACNWLINGPNASLSYVSNSILVSLHARNFDINGLKGLDVMVYSDFSCLQSAEVTENGCISPNPDNNYLSTISIDNKDEDLAASLLNTEDSLEEMEKLAFVCSCAAESADAGGSTLITITRVGIVLQLLELMSDYIESSSLKVPIFVISSVAEELLAYTNTIPEWLCDQRQEELISGEPWFDHLKFIKDLKFIKDEKIHLFPAIHSPNLITSWQEPCIVFAPHCSLRLGPSVQLLQRWRGDPKSLLVLEDGISSGLALLPFRPVAMKVLQCSFLSGIRLQKLPTLISILQPKIVLVPDAVSQRINLSEMKINSILNFSENKTLHVPRIADNSSVEITTDLASKLSWRKLRQRENFGIARLKGELQMEDGKHRLVTGLEQEESSGKARPLRYWGTVAQEPLLGALLKMGIKGSIEHSTSENGSENSMIHIANPSRGLIETSEMCTAIVAEDENVAYQILQGIDEVLDGI; via the exons ATGGAATTG ACATGTCTGAGTAAAGGAGATGGCTTTCACTATCCTCCTTGTCATATGCTTAATCTATGTGGTTTCAGAATCTTGATTGACTGCCCTTTGGACCTTTCTGCGATCACAATCTTCTCACCTGTTCCATACGATGTGGGTTTTGAAGCTTCTGAATATCCATCATCTGATGTGTCTCTGGATGCTCAGAATCCAATTCAGAAGAAGCAAAAACTTGAGAGACAGCTAACTCGTGCTGATTTGGTGTGCGCAGAACCGTGGTACAAAACTGTGAAGGCCTTGCATTTGTGGGAGGCTTCTTTGATTGATATAGTTCTCATCTCCAACCCTATGGGATTGCTCGGATTGCCTTTCCTTACCCAAAGCCCTGGATTTTGTGCCAAG ATATATATGACTGAAGCAACAGCCAAGATTGGACAGCTCATGATGGAAGATCTTGTCTCGATGCATAAGGAATTCAGATGTTTTTATGGACCCGGGGACTCAAGTTATCCTGGATGGATAAAGGATTTAGATAGTCAAAAGGTACCAGCCTTGCTTAAAAAAGTTGTCTTCGGTGAGAGTGGTGATGATCTGGGCAGTTGGATGCGTCTGTACAG TTTAGATGATGTAGAGAGTTGCATGAAGAAGGTTCAAGTTGTAAAGTTTGCTGAAGAAGTTTGTTATAATGGGACCTTGATCATCAAGGCCCTAAGTTCTGGTCTAGATATTGGGGCTTGCAATTGGTTGATCAACGGACCTAATGCAAGTCTAAGTTATGTGTCAAACTCCATCTTAGTTTCACTTCATGCGAGAAATTTTGATATCAATGGTCTCAAAGGACTCGATGTGATGGTTTACTCAGATTTCTCATGCCTCCAGTCTGCAGAAGTGACTGAGAATGGTTGTATTTCTCCCAACCCggataataattatttatcaacaatCAG TATTGACAATAAGGATGAGGACTTGGCTGCTTCATTACTAAACACAGAAGACAGCTTAGAAGAGATGGAGAAACTAGCTTTTGTTTGTTCATGTGCTGCAGAATCTGCTGATGCTGGTGGCTCAACCTTGATAACAATTACTCGTGTTGGGATAGTTTTGCAGCTCCTTGAACTAATGTCAGATTATATTGAATCCTCGTCTTTGAAG GTTCCAATCTTTGTAATATCTTCTGTGGCAGAAGAGCTATTGGCATACACAAACACCATACCCGAGTGGCTGTGCGACCAACGACAGGAGGAG TTAATTTCAGGAGAACCATGGTTTGACCATCTTAAATTCATTAAAGATCTTAAATTCATTAAAGACGAGAAGATTCATTTGTTTCCTGCCATTCATTCACCCAACTTAAT AACGAGTTGGCAAGAACCATGCATTGTATTTGCTCCTCACTGTAGTTTGCGGCTTGGCCCTTCTGTCCAGCTTCTTCAGCGTTGGCGTGGAGATCCAAAATCATTgcttgttcttgag GATGGAATTAGTTCAGGTTTAGCACTTCTCCCTTTTAGACCAGTAGCGATGAAAGTTCTCCAATGTTCATTTCTTTCTGGAATAAG GTTGCAAAAGCTCCCAACACTTATTTCCATTTTGCAGCCAAAGATTGTTTTG GTCCCTGATGCTGTCAGTCAGAGGATCAATCTTAGTGAGATGAAGATAAACTCAATCTTGAATTTCTCTGAAAACAAGACGCTGCATGTGCCAAGAATTGCAGACAATTCAAGCGTAGAGATTACAACGGACTTGGCCTCCAAATTGAGCTGGAGAAAACTGAGACAACGTGAAAACTTTGGTATTGCAAGATTAAAAGGTGAGCTTCAGATGGAAGATGGGAAACACAGATTAGTTACAGGGTTGGAGCAAGAAGAAAGTTCAGGGAAGGCTCGGCCATTAAGGTATTGGGGCACAGTGGCTCAAGAACCACTTTTGGGCGCGTTACTGAAAATGGGAATAAAAGGATCTATAGAACACAGCACATCTGAGAATGGATCAGAAAACAGTATGATTCATATAGCAAATCCTAGCCGTGGCCTGATAGAGACCTCAGAGATGTGTACTGCTATTGTAGCAGAAGATGAGAATGTAGCCTATCAGATCCTCCAGGGGATTGATGAAGTTCTTGATGGAATTTAG
- the LOC104735258 gene encoding integrator complex subunit 9-like isoform X2 has product MGLLGLPFLTQSPGFCAKIYMTEATAKIGQLMMEDLVSMHKEFRCFYGPGDSSYPGWIKDLDSQKVPALLKKVVFGESGDDLGSWMRLYSLDDVESCMKKVQVVKFAEEVCYNGTLIIKALSSGLDIGACNWLINGPNASLSYVSNSILVSLHARNFDINGLKGLDVMVYSDFSCLQSAEVTENGCISPNPDNNYLSTISIDNKDEDLAASLLNTEDSLEEMEKLAFVCSCAAESADAGGSTLITITRVGIVLQLLELMSDYIESSSLKVPIFVISSVAEELLAYTNTIPEWLCDQRQEELISGEPWFDHLKFIKDLKFIKDEKIHLFPAIHSPNLITSWQEPCIVFAPHCSLRLGPSVQLLQRWRGDPKSLLVLEDGISSGLALLPFRPVAMKVLQCSFLSGIRLQKLPTLISILQPKIVLVPDAVSQRINLSEMKINSILNFSENKTLHVPRIADNSSVEITTDLASKLSWRKLRQRENFGIARLKGELQMEDGKHRLVTGLEQEESSGKARPLRYWGTVAQEPLLGALLKMGIKGSIEHSTSENGSENSMIHIANPSRGLIETSEMCTAIVAEDENVAYQILQGIDEVLDGI; this is encoded by the exons ATGGGATTGCTCGGATTGCCTTTCCTTACCCAAAGCCCTGGATTTTGTGCCAAG ATATATATGACTGAAGCAACAGCCAAGATTGGACAGCTCATGATGGAAGATCTTGTCTCGATGCATAAGGAATTCAGATGTTTTTATGGACCCGGGGACTCAAGTTATCCTGGATGGATAAAGGATTTAGATAGTCAAAAGGTACCAGCCTTGCTTAAAAAAGTTGTCTTCGGTGAGAGTGGTGATGATCTGGGCAGTTGGATGCGTCTGTACAG TTTAGATGATGTAGAGAGTTGCATGAAGAAGGTTCAAGTTGTAAAGTTTGCTGAAGAAGTTTGTTATAATGGGACCTTGATCATCAAGGCCCTAAGTTCTGGTCTAGATATTGGGGCTTGCAATTGGTTGATCAACGGACCTAATGCAAGTCTAAGTTATGTGTCAAACTCCATCTTAGTTTCACTTCATGCGAGAAATTTTGATATCAATGGTCTCAAAGGACTCGATGTGATGGTTTACTCAGATTTCTCATGCCTCCAGTCTGCAGAAGTGACTGAGAATGGTTGTATTTCTCCCAACCCggataataattatttatcaacaatCAG TATTGACAATAAGGATGAGGACTTGGCTGCTTCATTACTAAACACAGAAGACAGCTTAGAAGAGATGGAGAAACTAGCTTTTGTTTGTTCATGTGCTGCAGAATCTGCTGATGCTGGTGGCTCAACCTTGATAACAATTACTCGTGTTGGGATAGTTTTGCAGCTCCTTGAACTAATGTCAGATTATATTGAATCCTCGTCTTTGAAG GTTCCAATCTTTGTAATATCTTCTGTGGCAGAAGAGCTATTGGCATACACAAACACCATACCCGAGTGGCTGTGCGACCAACGACAGGAGGAG TTAATTTCAGGAGAACCATGGTTTGACCATCTTAAATTCATTAAAGATCTTAAATTCATTAAAGACGAGAAGATTCATTTGTTTCCTGCCATTCATTCACCCAACTTAAT AACGAGTTGGCAAGAACCATGCATTGTATTTGCTCCTCACTGTAGTTTGCGGCTTGGCCCTTCTGTCCAGCTTCTTCAGCGTTGGCGTGGAGATCCAAAATCATTgcttgttcttgag GATGGAATTAGTTCAGGTTTAGCACTTCTCCCTTTTAGACCAGTAGCGATGAAAGTTCTCCAATGTTCATTTCTTTCTGGAATAAG GTTGCAAAAGCTCCCAACACTTATTTCCATTTTGCAGCCAAAGATTGTTTTG GTCCCTGATGCTGTCAGTCAGAGGATCAATCTTAGTGAGATGAAGATAAACTCAATCTTGAATTTCTCTGAAAACAAGACGCTGCATGTGCCAAGAATTGCAGACAATTCAAGCGTAGAGATTACAACGGACTTGGCCTCCAAATTGAGCTGGAGAAAACTGAGACAACGTGAAAACTTTGGTATTGCAAGATTAAAAGGTGAGCTTCAGATGGAAGATGGGAAACACAGATTAGTTACAGGGTTGGAGCAAGAAGAAAGTTCAGGGAAGGCTCGGCCATTAAGGTATTGGGGCACAGTGGCTCAAGAACCACTTTTGGGCGCGTTACTGAAAATGGGAATAAAAGGATCTATAGAACACAGCACATCTGAGAATGGATCAGAAAACAGTATGATTCATATAGCAAATCCTAGCCGTGGCCTGATAGAGACCTCAGAGATGTGTACTGCTATTGTAGCAGAAGATGAGAATGTAGCCTATCAGATCCTCCAGGGGATTGATGAAGTTCTTGATGGAATTTAG